A genomic region of Macadamia integrifolia cultivar HAES 741 unplaced genomic scaffold, SCU_Mint_v3 scaffold401, whole genome shotgun sequence contains the following coding sequences:
- the LOC122068461 gene encoding thioredoxin F-type, chloroplastic-like has product MALQISLSSPLRSTTSSSSWSLTQPAVPNDQVRCAGDRSSRFSGSVLKNFERRREIGGSVRSSLDMAGPVVGQVTAVNKDTFWPLVEAACASDKIVVLDMYTQWCGPCKVIAPKFQELSEKHLDVVFMKLDCNQENKPLAKELGIKVVPTFKILKGSKVVKEVTGAKFDDLVAAIESVKSS; this is encoded by the exons ATGGCTCTTCAAATTTCTCTGTCGTCTCCTTTGCGTTCTACGACCTCATCGTCTTCATGGTCACTGACCCAGCCTGCTGTACCGAACGATCAAGTTCGTTGTGCTGGGGATCGATCTTCTAGGTTTTCGGGGAGCgttttgaagaattttgaaaggaggagagagattggaGGATCTGTGAGGTCGAGCTTGGATATGGCGGGACCGGTTGTCGGGCAGGTTACTGCGGTCAACAAGGATACGTTCTGGCCTCTGGTCGAAGCCGCATGTGCCAGTGACAAGATTGTCGTCCTAGACATGTATACGCAATG GTGTGGTCCTTGTAAGGTGATTGCCCCAAAATTCCAAGAACTGTCTGAGAAGCACCTTGATGTTGTTTTTATGAAGCTTGACTGCAACCAAGAAAACAAG CCATTAGCAAAGGAATTGGGGATAAAGGTCGTCCCTACTTTCAAGATCCTCAAGGGAAGCAAGGTTGTAAAAGAAGTTACTGGGGCCAAATTTGATGATTTAGTTGCTGCTATTGAATCTGTTAAATCCAGTTGA
- the LOC122068463 gene encoding uncharacterized protein LOC122068463 — protein MNFTNCIVIICRMDPYTLYYHYDGKVEHKIVDREKFSYFELLCDIYSTVLSHIPDGRSIKFTCQAMLPDSRVMIDIWNDDTLMQVLSIFEELRVLMVYVSNVKQFDNGFGGHTINGYPFKVVGRDLPRRRQRNEVQPPSIGIGSFVHYESGTSRVPKPIVQSACCSGISIGRTGASNMRSSEDGSGTIPGIISSHSEKGKSIVDVVEVIDEANDVTNTYSSGCEYVMSDSEDEDWKMQSDDGFKDISKSGSEEEVHFEDGDGSEVHFEDGDGSEGDEASIGTDDLSDYDSDEFHAPQVRRARSVFDVEGKVQLEDGMIFDDVDHFRRELKDYAIQEGFHLQRIKNERTRVTVICADDGCQWRIHASPTEDKITFMIKSFNPQHTCSQRKDKNPDATSRWIANKLGPQLKADPELSTNSIRAMLWKDYKIQPSYSQIWRARLLAKEVNEGSHAKSYSKLPRYGEMVRQTNPGSMFNLQFISRTNMADNPVFKRCFVCYEASKRGFLNGCRPFIGLDGCHLKGKFGGTLLAAISVDGNNGLFPLAYAVVESECKDSWLWFLQNLYTALYSTSDDMGYLTFMSDKQKGLTDAIKEVFLESHTRHCSRHLYANFRKDYKGEKLKALFWTASRAYREIEWTKAMAEIKSINQKAYDFLMENQPSSWSRWAFNHQTKSDHITNNMTESFNNWVGPYRDKPILYLIDQVRISLMDKLHKRFEQACSYKGTLTPKIKKRMDVIHQQSRSCVALSAGYNEFEVNDGTSRFVVNLNTRKCGCQVWEATGLPCRHAACCITFKRENLSDYCDSFYFLGKYLQAYENMIHPLPDISELEETSSMGVVEPPPLRRHPGRPKKVRKKEDGEPAGSEYRKKSTSVRCDKCGLQGHNRRTCKGGQIRRKRARKSSIVKESRNVGASEAEVNVSQRTRSHNASTALNDSVQARKRAKATAARARRREKEAMQKPNKN, from the exons ATGAATTTTACTAATTGCATTGTTATCATTTGTAGAATGGATCCTTACACATTGTATTACCATTACGATGGGAAGGTTGAGCACAAGATTGTTGATAGAGAGAAGTTCAGTTATTTTGAGTTACTATGCGACATCTACAGTACGGTGTTGTCACATATTCCAGATGGGAGGTCTATCAAGTTCACTTGTCAAGCTATGCTGCCTGATAGTAGGGTTATGATTGATATATGGAACGATGACACACTCATGCAAGTGTTGTCTATTTTTGAAGAGTTGAGGGTTCTTATGGTGTATGTGTCAAATGTGAAGCAGTTTGACAATGGTTTTGGTGGTCATACCATTAATGGCTATCCATTCAAAGTTGTTGGTAGAGATCTTCCAAGAAGAAGACAGAGGAATGAAGTGCAGCCTCCTAGCATTGGAATTGGATCATTTGTTCATTATGAAAGTGGTACATCTAGAGTACCAAAACCGATAGTCCAGAGTGCTTGTTGCTCAGGTATTTCTATAGGCAGAACTGGTGCATCCAACATGAGATCAAGCGAAGATGGTAGTGGTACAATCCCCGGGATAATTTCAAGTCATAGTGAGAAAGGAAAATCTATTGTAGATGTGGTAGAGGTGATAGATGAGGCAAATGATGTGACTAATACATACTCAAGTGGATGTGAGTATGTTATGTCTGACTCGGAAGATGAAGACTGGAAAATGCAAAGTGATGATGGCTTTAAAGATATTAGTAAAAGTGGAAGTGAAGAAGAGGTGCACTTTGAAGATGGGGATGGCTCTGAGGTGCACTTTGAAGATGGGGATGGCTCTGAAGGTGATGAAGCATCTATTGGAACTGATGACTTATCAGATTATGACTCCGATGAGTTCCATGCACCACAAGTCCGTAGGGCAAGAAGTGTTTTTGATGTTGAAGGAAAAGTCCAACTAGAGGATGGTATGATATTTGATGATGTGGACCATTTTAGGAGAGAATTGAAAGATTATGCAATCCAAGAGGGTTTTCATCTTCagagaataaaaaatgagaggaCAAGGGTAACTGTTATTTGTGCTGATGATGGTTGTCAGTGGAGAATTCATGCATCACCGACTGAAGATAAAATCACTTTTATGATAAAGTCTTTTAATCCTCAGCATACTTGTTCtcaaagaaaagacaaaaaccCGGATGCAACATCAAGATGGATTGCTAACAAACTTGGTCCACAACTCAAAGCAGATCCTGAGTTGTCTACTAATAGTATTAGAGCCATGTTATGGAAGGATTATAAGATTCAACCAAGTTACAGTCAGATTTGGAGGGCACGTCTTCTTGCAAAAGAAGTAAATGAGGGTAGCCATGCCAAGTCGTATTCCAAGCTTCCAAGGTATGGAGAGATGGTTAGGCAAACCAATCCAGGTTCAATGTTTAATCTTCAATTCATTTCAAGAACTAACATGGCCGACAATCCAGTGTTTAAAAGGTGTTTTGTTTGTTATGAAGCAAGCAAAAGAGGGTTTCTTAATGGTTGTAGGCCATTTATTGGGTTGGATGGATGCCATCTGAAGGGAAAGTTTGGAGGGACACTATTGGCAGCTATTTCTGTTGACGGGAACAATGGATTATTTCCACTTGCCTATGCTGTTGTTGAATCTGAGTGCAAAGACAGTTGGCTGTGGTTCCTTCAGAATCTGTATACTGCATTGTATTCTACATCAGATGACATGGGGTATTTAACTTTCATGTCAGATAAGCAAAAG GGGTTAACTGATGCAATTAAGGAGGTTTTCCTTGAATCACATACAAGGCATTGCAGTAGGCATTTGTATGCAAATTTCAGGAAAGATTATAAAGGTGAGAAGCTAAAAGCTTTATTTTGGACTGCATCAAGGGCTTACAGAGAAATTGAGTGGACAAAGGCAATGGCTGAGATCAAGAGTATAAATCAAAAAGCATATGATTTTCTGATGGAAAACCAGCCTAGTTCATGGTCAAGATGGGCATTTAATCACCAAACAAAAAGTGATCACATAACCAACAACATGACAGAGTCCTTCAATAACTGGGTAGGCCCGTATAGAGACAAACCCATCCTATATTTGATTGATCAAGTGCGGATAAGTTTGATGGATAAATTACATAAGAGGTTTGAGCAAGCTTGTTCTTACAAGGGGACTTTGACACCAAAGATTAAGAAGAGAATGGATGTGATCCACCAGCAATCAAGATCTTGTGTGGCCCTATCAGCAGGATATAATGAATTTGAGGTGAACGATGGCACATCAAGATTTGTGGTAAACTTGAATACTCGAAAATGTGGGTGTCAAGTATGGGAGGCTACCGGGCTGCCATGTAGACATGCAGCTTGCTGTATTACATTTAAGAGGGAAAACCTATCAGATTACTGtgatagtttttattttctagggAAATATCTACAAGCTTATGAGAACATGATACACCCACTTCCTGACATATCAGAGTTGGAAGAAACAAGTAGTATGGGAGTGGTGGAGCCTCCACCTCTGAGAAGGCACCCAGGCAGACCcaaaaaagttagaaaaaaGGAGGATGGTGAACCAGCAGGAAGTGAGTACAGAAAGAAGTCTACATCAGTAAGATGTGATAAGTGTGGGCTTCAGGGTCATAACAGGAGAACATGTAAAGGGGGTCAAATTAGGAGGAAAAGGGCAAGGAAAAGCAGTATTGTGAAG GAGAGTCGAAATGTGGGGGCTAGTGAAGCTGAAGTCAATGTCTCTCAGCGGACAAGATCACATAATGCATCAACTGCATTGAATGATAGTGTTCAAGCAAGGAAAAGAGCGAAAGCGACAGCAGCTCGGGCAAGAAGACGTGAAAAGGAGGCAATGCAGAAGCCAAACAAGAATTGA